A portion of the Bombina bombina isolate aBomBom1 chromosome 9, aBomBom1.pri, whole genome shotgun sequence genome contains these proteins:
- the TLX1 gene encoding T-cell leukemia homeobox protein 1 — protein sequence MDHIGAHHIHQSHAEPISFGIDQILNNSDQGSCMISSARLQDSDFGLGCIVSSAYNTMTGNYNNSNTGGYNNNACSMASLTGSYNMNMGMNINGNNLNSAGVIRVPAHRPLGSSVHQPISTGMPTVPSVGNINNMNNLTGLTFPWMESNRRYTKDRFTVALSPFTVTRRIGHPYQNRTPPKKKKPRTSFTRLQICELEKRFHRQKYLASAERAALAKALKMTDAQVKTWFQNRRTKWRRQTAEEREAERQQANRILMQLQQEAFQKSINQPLQPDPICVHNSSLFALQNLQPWSDDASKITSVTSVASACE from the exons ATGGATCATATAGGGGCGCACCATATCCACCAGTCCCATGCAGAACCCATCAGCTTTGGTATTGATCAGATATTAAACAACTCAGATCAGGGGAGCTGTATGATTTCCAGCGCCAGGCTCCAGGACTCTGACTTTGGCTTGGGATGCATTGTAAGCAGTGCTTATAACACCATGACCGGTAATTACAACAACAGTAATACTGGGGGATACAACAACAACGCTTGCAGCATGGCATCTTTGACTGGTTCTTACAATATGAATATGGGGATGAATATCAATGGGAATAACCTAAATTCTGCTGGTGTTATTAGGGTTCCAGCCCACAGACCTTTAGGTTCAAGCGTTCACCAACCCATTTCCACCGGAATGCCAACTGTGCCCAGTGTTGGGAATATTAATAATATGAATAACTTGACAGGATTAACGTTTCCCTGGATGGAAAGTAATAGAAGGTACACCAAAGACAGATTCACAG TGGCCCTCTCACCCTTCACTGTAACACGCCGTATAGGTCACCCGTACCAGAACCGAACCCCCCCTAAGAAGAAGAAGCCCAGGACGTCGTTCACAAGGCTTCAGATCTGTGAGCTAGAGAAAAGGTTTCACAGACAGAAGTACCTGGCATCAGCAGAGAGGGCAGCTCTGGCTAAAGCACTTAAAATGACAGATGCCCAGGTGAAAACCTGGTTTCAGAATAGAAGAACTAAATGGAG ACGACAGACTGCAgaagagagagaagcagagagacaGCAGGCAAACAGGATCCTTATGCAGTTACAGCAAGAGGCATTTCAGAAGTCAATAAACCAACCACTCCAACCAGACCCTATCTGCGTTCATAACTCCTCACTATTTGCCCTGCAAAATCTACAGCCTTGGTCGGATGATGCTTCAAAAATAACCAGTGTCACCTCAGTAGCTTCTGCCTGCGAATGA